Genomic segment of Callithrix jacchus isolate 240 chromosome 9, calJac240_pri, whole genome shotgun sequence:
CTCATTTAATGTTAATGACAATTTGTTTAAAGCTTTAATCGACGAAGCCAGTAAACTGGCTACACAGGCTAACACATTAAACCCAGAAGCTGTAATAGAAATAGCTATTACCATTATTGATAGTTAATATCAATATATAAACTAGGATGGACAGTCCGCCAGCAAATTAAATTCCGGCCACTTTTTCTAAGCAATTGATTCCTTCTTGAAGTTCCTGGGCTATAGATCATATTGATAAATCCAAAATACACAGagctgaaaatgagaaaaactgtGCAAATTTAAGAAATCAGATCCATTCCCATTTGCATTCTAGAGCCTTTCAGTCATTACTGTGCAAAAGGAAATGACCGGCCCCAGTCATTGAAGTCTTTAGGCAGTTCTAGCCCAGCACGGGACCAGCTATCTACTGGATCTACATCACAGCTGACAAAAAGGAGAGATAAAGACAATTATAACGTGGTATAAGTGGCAGAGAGATATATTATTCTTCCCTGGTCAGCTGAAAGTCAATTCATCATCAGTGATATTCAAAATCAGAAGTCTCTGCTGCCATGCCAAGTACAATAGAGgcaatatatatcattttaattgcTGGTGAATTGACCGTAGGGCTTTTGGGAAATGGATTCATTGTACTAGTTAACTGCATTGACTGGCTCAAGAGAAGAGACGTTTCCTTGATTGACATCATCCTGATCAGCTTGGCCATCTCCAGAATCTGTTTGCTGTGTGTAATATCTTTAGATGGCTTCCTTATACTGCTCTCTCAAGATGCATACGAAAATAGCAAGCTAGTAATCATTGTGGATGTTGTCTGGACACTTGCAAATAATTCAAGTCTCTGGTTTACTTCTTGCTTCAGTATCTTCTACTTACTCAAGATAGTCAATATATCCCACCCATTTTTCTTCTGGCTGAAGCTAAAGATCAACGAGGTCATCCTTGGGATTCTTCTGGGGTCCTTTCTTATCTCCTTAATTATGAGCATTTCAGTGAATATATGGTATGACTTTTTCAAGGCCAGTCATGAAGTAAACATTACTCAGGAATTCAAAGTGAGTAAAATTCGAAATGCTTTTAAACAGATAACCCTGAACCTCGGGGCGATGGTTCCCTTTATTATTTGCCTGATCTCATTTTTCTTGTTACTTTTCTCCCTGGTTAGACACACCCAGCAGATTCAACTGCATGCTACAGGGTTCAGAGACCCCAGCACAGCGGCCCACATGAGGGCCATGAAGGCAGTGATCATCTTTCTGCTCCTCCTCATTGTGTACTATTCAGTCTTTCTTGTTATAACCTCTAGCTCTCTGATTCCTCAGGAAAAATGAGTGTTGATGATTGGTGGCATAGTAACTGTCATTTTTCCATCAAGCCATTCATTAATCCTAATCATGGGAAACAGCAAATTGAGGGAAGCTTTTCTGAAGATGTTAAGATTTGTGAAGGGTTTCCTTAGAAGAAGAAAGCCTTTTGCTCCATAGAGACCtctaaagaggagaaaaaaaatcaacaaaaggcattctctcttcttttgttatgtttattttctcttatatgCTATTGGAAGTCATTAATATCTACCATAATTCTAGAGATTTGTTGTGTGTTCCTTCACATTTTTGTCTGGTTTAATTGGTAATCGAGTGTTATTGCACCACATATTCTTTGTCATCGTAGAAAACATGAATTTAAATTCCATATTAACATTTCATCATTTCATGTCTGGCTAAATACAAAGAGGCCCTACTTCTATTCTGGCAAATACTGACAAAGGCCTTGAACTCAATGAGGAGAAGAATTTCAGGCAAACAGGCTTTGGGAAAAGATTTTAGAACTCATCTACCCTTTCTATAAAATCAGTCATGCAAAGCAACTCTCTGCTTTGAAATGAAGGCCAGTCTTTATCATCACTGCCCGATCCCCTCCATTTCTGGAAGGATTTGTCTTGATCAAGATGGGAGAAAAACGATCTTGAATGAAATTCTGCCTAGGATGATATACGATGTGTGAAAAGGAGTATAATCTCAAGAATGAAGGTTTGACCAGGAGACGATGCACAGGTGGTTATGCTTAGCAGAACCCCCTTAAGAAAGAAGGTGGAGGCTCCCAGTAGTCAGCTTGCTCATAAGTACACTAGCTGGGGATGGCAATTTTAGAAGTCAGTTCCTAAAGATTCTCTGGAATGTTCTATTTAGCCTTCTAACTCAGAAATCTCTGACAGGACCCGTTTTTGCCCCTGCAtcatttacttttctattttgtttccagTAACATTTTTTAGGTCACTAGGTTGCTTTAAGTTATTAAGTTTATGCTTTGCTTACACATTACACACAtgtaagaaacaggaaaaatctGCATGTGTTAGATACACCTTAGAACTATGTAAATACAAGAAGATCCCTAGTGGATTGTGATTTGTATTGCCTACATTCAACCGTATTTTGGGCTAAGTTGTACTCTCCCTCACCCCAAAACAAATAAATCTAATTTAATAGTAGAATTAGTCCTATGCCTTGGAAATACTGATaggttaaaaaagttttttttacatgttttccCAATCTAGAAAAAATGCAATAACATGCACTGTGAGATCACCAATCTTATAAAAGGATTTTATTAGAACTAGAATAATgtgaagtttaaatttttttaattttagattaaaaTGCTTATTATACAAGAGACAAGTTTTCAGGAAGTGGATTGTCCTCAAGGGTAtttctcacattaaaaaaaataaagacaacaaaTCTTcatctggcatatttcacttctAAGAAACAAttgaacaaaaaagcaaatacttAGTAAATATTGCCATGTTCCTGCcttaaaaaatgtcatttataattAGATTTGTATCATATCCTTCCCTAATTGGCcatttaaatgaagaaaagaattattATCCTCTGATTAAATGTTAGCTGTCTACACTCTAATTGTACTAATTATCTTTCCGAAGTGAAAATTTGTTTCCATCTGGGAGACCTGATTTGTGGGTCATTTATAACTTACATGATGAAAGTGAAGTTTTACTTACACAACTGGATTTTTATTAAACATGTATCTCTTTCTTTGGTGACTCCTTATTCAAAACTCAATTTGATGGGTCCAAATATAGAGCTGCAGCAAGACGCTTGGTGCAAATTTGTGATATAAAATCTCTTTGATTTTGCATGAGAGAAATTTCAGCCAAACGTCTCAGATTTCATTCACTAAAAGGTAATAATTATAGTTTTTCCAGCCTATAAATAACTAGTCAAGCTGTTCATTTGGAGCAATTAGTTGGTTTCATCTTCGGGAACGTAGAGACAATACTATTTCAGAGGAGAGCCGAACACTTCTAGAATGATATCAACGTCAAAATAATAGCAGATGAAAACATTATTGCATCATTCAAGAATTTACTAATCATGCGTCAATAGGTCACCTGTAAATTAGCTCATCTACAGTGATATTTGAGATCAGATTGTTATCTCTACAAACATGTCCAGTGCTGCAGATAGCATCTCTATAATCCTAATAACTGGAGAATTCATAATAGGAGTATTGGGGAATGGATTCATTGGACTAGTCAACTGGGTTGATTGgattaagaagaaaaagatcTCCACAATTGACTGCATCATCACCAATTTAGTTCTCTCCAGAATTTGTTTGATCAGCGTAATGGTTCTAAATGTCATTTTAATAGTACTTTACCCAGATGTTTACACAAAGAGGAAGCTAAAGATAGTCATTTGTACCTTCTGGACATTTGCCAACTACTTAAATATGTGGTTTACCACCTGCCTCAATGTCTTTTACTGTCTCAAGATAGCTAATTTCTCTCACCCACTTTTTCTCTGGCTAAAGTGGAAAACTGACACGGTGGCTCGCTGGATCCTGCTGGGATGCTTTGCCATTTCCTCGTTGGTCGGTCTTATAGTACCAATCGTGCTGAGTTGTGATTATAAGTTTCATGCAACTGCAAAgcataaaagaaatattactgAAATGTTCCATGTGAGTAAAATGCCATCCTTCAAACCCTTGACTCTCTTTAACCTGTTTGCAATTGTCCCATTTATTGTGTCACTGATATCTTTTATCCTTTTAGTAAGATCTTTATGGAGACACACCAAGCAAATAAAACTCCATGCTACCAGCTGTAGAGACCCCAGCACAGAGGCTCATGTGAGAGCCATTAAAACTATGActtcatttatcttcttttttttcctgtactaTATTATTTCTCTTTGGGTGACCTTTAGCTATcttattacaaaatataaattagctATGGTGTTTGGAGAGATCATAGCAATTCTCTATCCCTTGGGTCACtcacttattttaattattttcaataagaaactgaggcaggcatcTGTCAAAATGCTGACTTGTAGAAAAATTGCCTGCATGATATGAAATCttagttttataaatggaatttaaaatcaaatcttcttctctaataaaaatacaattttctttttttctttaattgcattttaggttttggggtacatgtgaaggacatgcaagatagttgcataggtaaacacgtggcagtgtgatttgttgccttcctccccttcacctatatctggcatttctccccatgctatctctccccaactccccactccctggtgtcccctcccctattccccccaacagaccccagtgtgtagtgctcccctccctgtgtctatgtgttctcgttgttcaacacccacctatgagtgagaacatgaggtatttcattttctgttctcgtgtcagtttgctgagaattatggtctccaggttcatccatgtccctacaaaggacatgaattcatcgtttctgatagctgcataatattccatggtgtatatgtgccacattttcccagaccagtctatcgtcactgggcatttgggttgattccaggtctttgctattgtaaacagtgctgcaatgaacattcatgtgcatgtgtccttatagtagaacgatttataatcctctggatatacacccagtaatgggattgctgggtcaaatggaatttctatttctaggtccttgaggaatctccacactgtcttccatagtggttgaactaatttacactcccaccagcagtataaaagtgttcctatttctctacatcctcttcagcatctgttttctccagattttttaatgatcccattccaactggcatgaga
This window contains:
- the TAS2R9 gene encoding LOW QUALITY PROTEIN: taste receptor type 2 member 9 (The sequence of the model RefSeq protein was modified relative to this genomic sequence to represent the inferred CDS: substituted 1 base at 1 genomic stop codon) is translated as MPSTIEAIYIILIAGELTVGLLGNGFIVLVNCIDWLKRRDVSLIDIILISLAISRICLLCVISLDGFLILLSQDAYENSKLVIIVDVVWTLANNSSLWFTSCFSIFYLLKIVNISHPFFFWLKLKINEVILGILLGSFLISLIMSISVNIWYDFFKASHEVNITQEFKVSKIRNAFKQITLNLGAMVPFIICLISFFLLLFSLVRHTQQIQLHATGFRDPSTAAHMRAMKAVIIFLLLLIVYYSVFLVITSSSLIPQEKXVLMIGGIVTVIFPSSHSLILIMGNSKLREAFLKMLRFVKGFLRRRKPFAP
- the TAS2R8 gene encoding taste receptor type 2 member 8 — translated: MSSAADSISIILITGEFIIGVLGNGFIGLVNWVDWIKKKKISTIDCIITNLVLSRICLISVMVLNVILIVLYPDVYTKRKLKIVICTFWTFANYLNMWFTTCLNVFYCLKIANFSHPLFLWLKWKTDTVARWILLGCFAISSLVGLIVPIVLSCDYKFHATAKHKRNITEMFHVSKMPSFKPLTLFNLFAIVPFIVSLISFILLVRSLWRHTKQIKLHATSCRDPSTEAHVRAIKTMTSFIFFFFLYYIISLWVTFSYLITKYKLAMVFGEIIAILYPLGHSLILIIFNKKLRQASVKMLTCRKIACMI